The DNA window ctcagcagtgtgagccaggttggatgggagacctcctgggaaaaactaaggttgctgctggaagacgtGTTTATGGGGccggcagggggcgctcaccctgtgttccatgtgggtcctaatgcctcagtatagtggcgtggacactatactgtaaaaaggcgcagtccttcagatgagacataaaaccgaggtcctgactctctttggtcattaaaaatcctactGCGTTACCCTgggagtcctggccaaatttcccattggcccttaccaattatggcctcctaataatccccatctatgaattggcttcatcactctgttctcctccccattaatagctggtgtgtggtgagcgcactggagcactatggctgtcattgcatcatccaggtggggctgcacattggtggtggtggaggggattcccattacctgtaaagcactttgagtgaagtgtccagaaaagcggtatataagtgtaagcaattattattagtattaaggAGTTAGCCTTGTCCTACATATGttgtagaatatttttttaattaagaacatAAAGGTACAAATGAGACCAAAAGTTTTTTGGCCTGTCTAGCCCTTCTGATTAATAGCTAATTTGTCTGAGGGGCCAGTACattagcttcaacaacatggctgaatAGTTTGTTCTTGTCTCTCAGaacttgtaaaacaaaaatgcaccTCAACAGTAGAAAAATCGTTTGAAATAGTTTTCACTTTGGTTCATGTTTCGTTGGTGGTCCATAAGTAAAAAACCATaagcatttacatttattttcatgcaaACATGCATTTATTTACAGGCCTTTGATTCTTGTGAATTTAGAAGCATTCAATGTAGTCTGGAAGTGTGACTTTACCAGTTTCCCTGCCTACACTCTAAATCACCAGTCACATGTTGCTTATGCTAAAACAGTCAAAATATCATCTTTATTTTCTGACTTCAAATAAAGTTGTATGCCTGCCTCTTATCtctcttatcttatctcttagTTTCagagttattttttaatgttgaaaGGGCGCACTGAGATGACATTTCTCTGAAGTCATGGTGGTCACATTTTATTGCCGGGGGAGAATTAAGGCAGTAACGCATAATCTGACTCAGACTGGTTTAGACGGACGTAATCGATGTTTTGGGAGAGGCCCAGTGCTGACCCTCACACCCACTGCTGTTAACAATGTGCTATTATTGTAGAGATGTGGAAAACAGCCTGCCTTCTGACGCCTGGCATACGATATGTCTGACTGTAGGCAGTTATCCTGCCTCTCACCTTCTGTGAATACTAATTTCACAAGCCTTAAATACATGAAACAGAGACTAAGGGTTCAGCAATTAGTGCTGTATCTCTGTAAACCTTCCTCATAATATGCATTTTGATACTGGGTACTGGGTACTGTATGATGGGTGATTCATAGCCCATTACCTAAGGCACTGCATACCTCTGCTTGAAAGTTTCATTAAAGCTTGTGTATAAATTGTATGGAAACACTACATATTATAGAttatcaaaatttgtctttaGTGATTTTAAGCTATGTAGTCTGTGATCTCTTTCAGGGTCTAGATAGAAACTGAAGTGACTTGAACTTAAGACTACTAAATGCGATGTGACAGGAACATAGGGTTACAAAGGAATGGAGGCCATGTGGCAAATCTGGCCAAAAATATTTAGAGAGAAAGTTGCATTTGTGAGATTCTTTACGAGTTCTAGGAGAGTCTTTTGTAactgaagttattttttttgctgaagAAAACTTACAACCTCTACCTGCTTTATGAAAAACAGCTCACTGAAACCCTACCCATAGCAGCATTTCGTACAAACATAACTGCAATATGGTTCATGATCCAGAAGCTTTCAAAAACGGGTATGGTCAGGCTTTAGGTGGATTATTAGGAAATGGAAACCTAAGCAGTTTGGCCATTTGTGTCTCTTATGCGTGTGAGATCTCTATCAGCTCCACTTCATGCTGCCACACAAGCTGGGTTGGACTGGGTTAGAGGGGCAGTATTTTGTGATAAGTGCAGTAAACTGAGGGAGCATGTTCGTAATGTTCAGGTACCACAGCACTTTCCTTGAGTGATGGTATTGAATAAACCAGGGAGTCGAGGTGCAGTGTCATTCAATGGCAGACCAGCTCTTAGTGATGTGGCTTAAGAGTCatcttttcattgtttttgtgtTGTTAAAGAAGTTCAGGGTTCTAGAAACAGTTTAAAAACGGTGTCAATTATTTAACATGGCTAACTTCATGTTGACCTCAGGCTGGAACAGGTATTATGACTTACCTTATTTCTGTTAACATTTGACTGTTTGATTTTGAGTCCTGCTGTTCCCCTCATGATTCCCTTAGTTTTAGTTACATTTGGTTAATTCATTCTAATATGTAACTAAAAAATGTTCGTTAAACTGAATTGCAACATAGCTGAAAGTAGGAAAATATTTGGTCAAGACAACACTGCCCTCATGTGGATATTTTTTTACTCAATAAATGCTTATTTTCCACCTCTTGTTCCTCATACATGTTTTGTAATAAATTTAGAAAGTATAATTTTACATTAACTTAAATTGTGCCACTGTGAGGTGTATTTTAGACTACAATTCTGAAAGTACACAGTGTTCATGTGTTGTATTACCTTAGTGGTTAAGCCAGGAGCACTATTAGGATAATATATTGTGTGCAGACCTTAAGTCATTGATTAGTTGTAAGGAATATCATGTGTCATAGCACAATAAGACCTTTGTTAGTTAAATGCATTGGGCTTATCACCAgatagtgtttgtttttttatccatTGAAAGAACTGATCGCTGTCTCCATCTTGTGCTATCTGTCTAATACCAAAGCCTTCCCTTGTTCCCACACCTTGTGTAATTCTGTTGTCTTCTGGGTTTGCAGAGAGTGCTCACAGAGGATGCCAGAGAGTTTCAGTATGAGAAGCTGTGCATCTGCGCTGGAGGCAGGCCCAAGCTCATTGCCCACGACAACCCCTATGTGCTGGGAATCCGGGACACGGACAGTGCAAGGGTAAATATACCCAGCCGCACTGGGGCAACATTAAATAACTTTAATCCAGGAAAGTTAAAGCTATTAAAGACTAATTTGTTACAGCAGAGGCGCCATGATGGagctgtggttagcattgctgcctcccagcgctggggcactgggttcatttctagacctggggtgctatgtgTGTGGAGTTCGTATGTTCTCACTGTGTTGACAAAGCTTTCCTcgaggtgctccagtttcttcacaCAGTCGAAAgtcgtactggtaggttaattggctccttgcaaaattggccctaggcgagtgtgtgcatttgtgtctgtctgccatgcactggactggcatcccttccagggtgtatcctgccatgtgcctgtggcttgccgggataggcttcAGTCCCCTCGATACCCCTTATTGGATAAATCAGTTAGAATATTGGGTGGATGTTATAACAGAGGTATATAATCCTTAAGAACAAAAATTGTTACAGCTCAGATATCTGTTGCTAAATGCTGCAGTGTCTTGATATTAATTGGTGTAGAACTagtttgtgtttctgtctgtggaCTTCTGTGTGTTCTGTATTTGCATCTGAGCAattttttccatttactttgttttgcagGAGTTTCAGAAGCGTCTGTCACAAGCTAGGCGAATAACTGTTGTTGGGAATGGTGGGATAGCGCTGGAACTCGTGTAAGTAGCTGTGTTTGATGTGTGAATGCATAGAAGTTTGTGCATCATAGCAGTGCTATGACCAGGGTCATGCTTaatggttgtttttttccccacccttTGTGTCATTACTGCTGTGGAGTTTAAATTAGCCATTTGTCCTGTATTGAAGCAGATGAAGAAGGGGGCAGCTGAGTGTCCTCCAGCCTTGCTGTAGGTATAGCCTCTCTTACACACCTGATGAAATTAAGGAAAGGTGTTCTCTCGATATCCAATGCAGAAAGGGGACAGGGCATTCGTCCTGCGAGATCTTCACCATAATTAGCTGTCAGCTGCCAGGAATTCCATGATAAATTGATGCTTCTTTCTCCCTGCTGCACAGAATCCATGGTCCCTGTGTGGTATTTTTGTGGGTCTGAATCCAGATTGGAACATGAAAAGAGATGTTAATCCCTCCTGTAATATCTGACTTCACGAAATGTGCATTGTGCTGTTAGTGGCCCCTGTAGTATTTGTAACTGAACGCATATCCCTGTCGCTGTATGAAGGTTTTTAGTGTCTGTTGTTCATTTTGAATGGATTTTCAGCGCCTGTTTTCTCTCTGTAGTTATGAAATAGAAGGCTGTGAAGTTATCTGGGCCATCAAAGATCAagccattgggaacaccttctTCGATGCTGGAGCTGCTCAGTTCCTGATTCCCACTCTGGACGTAGAGAAACCTGAGAAACGAGCCCCCTGTAAAAGAGCGAAGTATACCACTGAAGGTACAGGACCTGCTGTCACCACGCTGGCCCTCCTGGCCTTTAACCCTTTCAGATCGCTTGCACAGATCTTCCACCAGTGTGCTCTTCCTCCTTGATATGGCAGGTGACTCTTTAGAGCTCTTTTGAAGATTAGCGATTAAGTGGGCTAAGTTGGCTCCCCTCCTTCCCATGAATGTATGATATTAATGTGGAGAATTAACTTGGGAGCACAAAGATTTTGCAATCGCATCTCACGGACATGATTGAAATCTCATTTGCTCTCCTGAGTTGATTCTCCATATTAAGATGAGCTTGAATTAGATTCACTGGAATAGAAGTACATTTCTCTGATGGGTGACTCGCTGTGGATGATGTGTATGCCTAAGCAATTAGAAATGAAGCATGTATACTCCATTTGATGGCACGAAATGTGTAACAGTTAAATTGTAGCatagtaataaataaaataaacatgagaACATATCACAAAGTTAATATGTATTTATTGCGcccaacttttaaaatacatgattttTTCCTGTGAGCCATATATTTGAAACCCACCATTATTTCCAGGGGATTGAGTACTGCTTCATTGCTTCATGGCCTGAAGCCATTGTGTGTCTAAATGCTGCCCTCTACTGGATGCTCATATTAACCATATAAAATAATCTGTTCTGAAGCTTGTAATATTTATACCTGCTGTTGGAATTCAGCTCAGCTTACTGCTTTCATCTCTGCCCCAGGCTCAGATGAACCCAGCGCTCTCCCTTGCATCAAAATCAGGACAGAATTGTTGAGCGTCAAGTTTCATTGCTTGTTGGCCAcctttttaatgtctttgtgtTTTGCTAGTGTTTTAAACATTGGctgcttttgttttcagctaGTGTATATGCAGACAGAAGACAGAACAGTCTGTTTGAGAAATGAAGGTCATATGCCATCAATACGCGGGCACATATGATGCTGCGTTTGAAAATATGGTGTagaattctaaaatgttttttatgggGGGGGGTTAATATACTTCTTGAAGTTTCAGCATTTGTAGGGAGTGTGATATAATTTCTCTATTGCTATCTGTCTCTTTACCATATCACCATCTTAAAGTATtatttgtttaataataataattcaggtgTGCATAAACGTGTATACCCACTAGAATGGCTTCATGCCCCTGCATGTGGATGTGCGAcctgaattaaatgtaaatgttaaattacaGCTTTCTGTGTTCATAAGATGTCAGTCAGGGCTCCCCACAGCAATCACATGCTGAGGCAAAGGAGAGTTTTTTCAGTTGGTCATCATAAAACGAGTCTAGGTGATGGATTCGCTGTGATCTTCAGAGGAATAGCTGGAAGAGAGTGCACCTTCTCAGGCTGTGAACTCTGTTTTATTTCAGATCACGAACAGCAAGAGAGATGCTCAGCTTCTGCTGGAGAGCTGGGAAGTGCCCTGGGGCCTGACTGGCATGAAGGGATGAAACTACATGGAGCACAAGAGGTGGCTATGAGGAGgtttaaaataaacagcagcATGAATAGATCCGCTGTCTGCAATTAGAATATCCTGTAGCTAAAGACAGAACAATGTCAGAATTCGCTTGCTGTATCGCATTAGCCAAAATATAATCTCGGCAttcatgagaaagaaaaaaaacgctTCTTTTCTTGCCATTTTCTTCCTGTGATTTATTTCCTGCTCTTAGTGCCGATTTAAAATGCTAGACAGAATGTCGCCTTTGGGTTTGATTTACTAGCCACAGTTGAAAAACTGGGAAATTAAGGTGATCAtggatatttttatttgattgtGGCCTTATTATAGATGTTTCACAAAAAAAGGTAAACATCTCTGTCCTGTTTTCTGCCTTTGTAAATATACCTTGGGTGATTAAGTAGATAAAGCTTGGCTTCAGAAAGGCACTTTAAAAGAGAACTCCTAAACCATTTTTGATCTGCAGGTGTCGCACAAAGTCCATGTTGAGTACCAGTGTGAAATACAGAAAATCTACACACAGGAGGAGTTTATGAAGTCTCAACAAATACCGCTGTTATTTCCTGACCACAGTTCAAATAAGGGAAAGTCACCAACTGACAAAGGTTAGTTAATAAAGATAATACTGCATCTGCTTTGCAAACTTCTTTTAGTTCATATTGGCCTTGGTAAACTGTTCGCTTATGTAAACCACGTGAATGTCTTGTTGTCTTGtttagttgttgttgttgatcaTACAGCTGGGTCATTTTCACCCACCAGAATCCTCCCCCTGCCTCTGTAACTGAACTGGTTAAATAAGTAATTGCTTATGTTTCTGGCTCATCTCCTGTGTAGTGTGGAGGCTGGAGTACAGTGACTGCCACACAACGCACAGGTGGATGCTGTACTTGTAGTGGTGGATGAAATGGAGCTCCTCCAGGATATGTTCTGCTATAAGTGCTTTGGAATTCTTATAAATGGAAGGCGCTTTGTAAATATAGTATAATATAAGGTAATTCTCTAATAAAAAATGAGCAGACTCTATACCTGGCTGGGAAGTTTAGTGAATGGGCCCTGAGTGCTGAGGAGGTCTTCCTTTTTCAGGTTATTCCAGCAGAGAAAGGAACTGGTCTGGTGTTCCGGTCACCTGTTTCTGTGAAAAGCCACACTGCGGTCAGCTGCTTTGCCTTGTTCTTAAAGCTGGTGTTTGATAAGCCATGAGATGTTGTCTTCTGTCCTTGTAGAGGCGTGGCCAGTATATGTTCAGTTGACCAATGGGAAGTGTTACGGCTGTGATTTCATTGTCAGCGCTACCGGAGTTATTCCCAATACGGAGCCGTTCACCAAAGGTAACAGTGTAAGTACCTGTTTCCCCTAACAGTCTGTGCTTTGTAAAatgtgcaaatactgtacagagcCTTGCTACAGTATTCAGATCCTGGCACAATTTTAACATTATGTTGCTTTAACGCTTACAGTCACTTTGAAGTGGTAAGTACATTATGTTCACAACACATTCCACacgtttaaagaaaaaaaagtaaatggatatttaatataaaagaaGATAATTGTGTGGCtttgtgtgcaataatagtggttctTATGATTTCAAAGGCTCAGAAATTCAAACTTCGCCTTTTTCGGGTTCTCCACTAATGAATGGGGGTATTTTTAAGAGATTGTTCCACCAAGTACAGTGAAGGACCTAAGGAACATGTTGATCTGAGTTTGTTTTCCTCCTGTAGATTGAAGTAGCGGATGACTGTGGGATCAAAGTGGATGATCACATGCGCACGTCCGTGCCAGATGTGTATGCAGCCGGAGATGTGTGTACAGCTTCCTGGGAGCCAAGTGCTCTGTGGCAACAGGTAACACGGTCTCATGGGTTCCCTCAGGTTTGGTGTAGCCTAGTAAAGTCCATtgcctttggactgtaggtGTATCAGTAGAGGACATGCTCACCGTCTGCAGGCATCTTGAATGCAGCtctgcagacattttctgaagaACAGCCGAAAGGTCACCCGGCATAGCGGGTTCTCAGCGGAATCGTGAACACGTACAAGCCGTTTTTCCCCAAGAGCCCAGGGAACAGGTCTGGGTGGGTTTGACGGTGTGTTTTTCCTCGCCAGATGAGGCTGTGGACGCAGGCCCGACAGATGGGCTGGTACGCAGCGAGGTGCATGGGTGCCGATGCGCTGGGGGAGCCCCTCGAGCTGGACTTCTGCTTCGAGCTCTTCTCGCACATCACGCGCTTCTTCAGCTACAAGGTGAAGGGAAGAATGGGAACCCGTCCACACACTGACGCTTGGACAGGATTGCACGAGGAACGCCCCTACATTGCAATACACAGTTGATCATTGATGACCGGTGAAGGTCATTGAAATGTGGGCCTTTCTGGCTTCACATGATGGGGCGTTTTATCTCCTGTGGTGTGaagtttttttcccatttttctttcttcaacTGAAGGCCATTAACAAACTAATCATGGTCTTAAACCCCAACACTTCCACACCTCAGGCAaatgtgttctttaaaaaattatatttggaATATGCGAGGTGCATGTTTTAGTTCAAGTGTCTGTCGTGGTACTTGTAAAATACCAATTTATTCTCTTAATTATCTGTCCGTGCAGTGACATTATCACCAAGATAAACATCTGTAACAGACAGAATAGCAGATTGTTAGAAACACTCAGATGTTCTAAAAtgttaaagatttgtttttgcagATGTGGATTTTTGCCAGGCTTTATAGTTGTCGTATTTATGTAAAATCACACAATTGAAAAGATGGTGTTAGGTGTTGGTGGCTCGTAATTTAGCAGTACAGCAAAGGCATGCTGTGACACACCTGATACTAAGTCATCGTATCGTAGTGGGGGGAAAAATATCTGCTTAATTGAACAAACATATTACACCGTTCTCTTTGACTTGAAATAAAATAACCACAAAACTAATTCCCTAATCCTACAGGTTTAATAGTATGAGAATCTGAGACAATCGTGCACTTGgaacaaaatgtattaaaactaAGGACATGTATTAATTTTTAGGATTATAGTAATTAGTATTATACATTAATTGTGTAATACAAATTACATATATTTTGACACAAATGTACATGTTttagtacatttttaaattacacacAGAAATGCAACACAGCAGTTTGTGGTTCAATGTGGACACTAGGTGGCAACATTTAATGTCTGAAATGCAAGAGAAAAGGGATTTATAAAGTGTGTTCTCACAAAAATGCAACTTATAACGATCAAACATTAGTAAATATTTCTTGGCCACCTTCATTCTTGTTTTGATCGTCGGTTTTGCAATGTACAATGTTCAGAGCTGTTTAATACATGCAACGCATTTTAAATCCCTGTTGATGCATGGTGTTGCGTTGCAGGTGGTGTTATTGGGAAAGTACAACGCCCAGGGCCTGGGCAGTGAGCACGAGCTGCTGTTGCGCTGCACGAAAGGCCAGGAGTACGTGAAAGCAGTCATGAGGAACAGCAGGATGGTGGGCGCCGTGCTCATTGGGGAGACGGACCTCGAAGAGACATTTGAAAACCTTATCCTGAACCAGATGGATCTCTCTGCGTATGGAGAGGACCTCCTCAACCCCAACATTGACATAGAGGACTACTTCGACTGACAGCATATGCTTGTTGTGTTTTAGGTTCCGTATGAGAAGGACTTTCCTTGGTTAAGTTTGAAATTAAGTGTGGAAGAAAGAGGTGGTCTTTATAAATTACAGTTTAGCTTGGAAAAAGTGCTTTCTCCAGATCAATTTTGCTTCTTGACTTGAATATTTTATGGATGAGTTTAAGGAGAAAGAAATTTTGAGGGAAGCCCTTTCAGCTTAGGTTTAAACTCAAACAGTTGGAAGTAACAATATACAAATGGACTGGGCTTGAAGATGATTCTTATTCTAGTTCTTTCTGACATCTGGTCTTCACGTCTCAATGTCCCTGAATATCTTACCAATCCTTTCATTTAGGACAATAACGTGTTACTGAACATATGAGCTATTTCATGAAAGAATTCATGATCGATGAACATGTACTTTCAGATTACTTCATTAGGGATCCTGCAAAGGAAAGATAATGGAAAATCCAAAGATCTGGAATATTTGGTATCAAATAAATGAAGTCCAATTTAAAACACACCATAACATCCATCATACATTTTTGCCCTATTATATGAAGCAATCCTTTTAGATGGGTTTTGCCAAACACTAAGCCAGCACTGAATAATGTAGTATGAATTTGTAATTTGTGGATTGAATTTAATGCAGATCTAATTTTTTGTACCACATCATGGGCACCTCTCTAATGTTATTGTGCTGATTGTTCTGTCATTTCATGAGTCTAGACACTAACTCACCTCGAGTTGGAGTATGGATGGAACCAGGCAAATAATTGTAATGATTGTCTAAACAGATCTAGTCTAGCTCTTAAGACCTCTCTGATAAACAGTTGCTTTCCAACAATAAAGTCAAAATACTTAAATGGACATATTAATAACTGTTAGGGAAGTTGTTTCCTTGTTCGTCTCCCCCTTCATCGTGTTTATCCTGACTCTAAAGTTTGCTTCAGAACATGAGAGGCGAGGGACAATGAAAATGACATTTGCACTACTGTGTCTGCTAATCTggatagaaaaagaaaatttgcATTTACCTTTGGGACTGCCCCAGTGCAACGGCTTTCCCACTTAAACTCTCCCGCACCAGTTTCTTCGGGAAGCTCATTTTCCAAATGGATGAGCTGCACAAAGTACAACCGTCATCGATGCACATCACAGACAACCATCATTTATATTCGAATGTCAGTACTGCATTAGCTACCTGAAGCAAATGCGAAAATCAAATGCTTTAAAAGATAAGACAGGTGAAGACCAGTAAACGGCTTTGAAATGTCTTACAAAAATCAATTTGTATTACCCATTTTATTTGCAAATTTAAATCATTTCTAAGGGATAATTGCAGGAACAGAATATATTCAGATCAGGATGCACTTCTTCCATGTttactaatattattttaaagtgatctcaaatggaacatttttaataaaagaatgATGATAAAGAACTAATGTATTTTGATCTGTACAAGAATCACAACTTCTCTATTGGAATATTTCATATAATACAGACAAGGTCTCTGGCTGTACTATTCCACTTTATACTGAGCTCACATGACTTTTACATTTGAATTATTGTTTACAGTAAAACATAAATTATCCAAAAACCTGTAACATGATTTAGAAAGTACTATTCTAATTAAGaatatctgttttaattctgtaataacaatgtccatttaaaaaaacaacaacttataAATACCCTGCTGGAACAAATTCAAGACAATTTTCCATCCATATATAAGGCAGTGgtttacatttgatttttttgtacaTCAACTTTAACTTCACTCTCCCGAAATGTGCAAAGACAGAAGTGCAGAACCCCAAGATGTACTTTCTTCAAAATTCATGAGACTTAGAAATTGGAATATTGGGGGAAGCCTGAAAGATT is part of the Lepisosteus oculatus isolate fLepOcu1 chromosome 7, fLepOcu1.hap2, whole genome shotgun sequence genome and encodes:
- the pyroxd1 gene encoding pyridine nucleotide-disulfide oxidoreductase domain-containing protein 1 gives rise to the protein MTTTEKKSKFLVVGGGIAGVTCAEQLASQFPSERILLLTAAHLIKAVTNFKQVSKTLEDFDVEEQSSSVLEEKYPNIKVIQSAVNELKAHQHRVLTEDAREFQYEKLCICAGGRPKLIAHDNPYVLGIRDTDSAREFQKRLSQARRITVVGNGGIALELVYEIEGCEVIWAIKDQAIGNTFFDAGAAQFLIPTLDVEKPEKRAPCKRAKYTTEDHEQQERCSASAGELGSALGPDWHEGMKLHGAQEVSHKVHVEYQCEIQKIYTQEEFMKSQQIPLLFPDHSSNKGKSPTDKEAWPVYVQLTNGKCYGCDFIVSATGVIPNTEPFTKGNSIEVADDCGIKVDDHMRTSVPDVYAAGDVCTASWEPSALWQQMRLWTQARQMGWYAARCMGADALGEPLELDFCFELFSHITRFFSYKVVLLGKYNAQGLGSEHELLLRCTKGQEYVKAVMRNSRMVGAVLIGETDLEETFENLILNQMDLSAYGEDLLNPNIDIEDYFD